CATCGAAAGCAGCGCCGCGCCCTGCGCCGCCGTCACCGCCGCCGCCGCGCCCCCGCCGGGCGTGGGATCGGCGCTGGCGAGCGTGTCGAGATAGGCGGAAACCGGGGTGGAACCGAGCGTGCCGTCAAGCTTCATGGTGGTAATTACGATAGAGTTGGAGGGCGTTTCTCATGCACATGGCCACGGTCATGGGGCCGACCCTCGGGATGTAGATCGACGCGGCCTCCCTGGCCTCCGGCTCGAAGTTCTGGATGTAGGAGAAGTTGAGGCAGATCGCGCCGGGCTTCAGCTCCTCGGCCCGCACCTTTTCGAAGTGCGGCGACGGCACGCCGGTGATGACGATATCCGACTGACGGAGCGCCTCCTCGCGCGTGACGGGGCGCGATTCGTGGTCGGAGCTGTTGACATCGACGACAAAGCCGCCGTTGATATCGAAGGAGTACACGCGCGCGCCATCGTTCGAGAGCATGTAGGCGAGCGGGCGGCCCACAACCTCCGAGCGGTTGAAGATGGTGATCTGCTGGCCGCCGAACGGCAGGCCGAAAGGTTCGTACGCTTCAGTCGCTTCGAGCAGCTTGATAATGGCCAGTGGCGTGCAGGGCAGGATCGCCTTGAACCTCCGCTCCGCGTCGTCGAAGCGCTCGTTGGCGTAGAGCTTGCCGATCCAGTGCGGCGACAGCCCCTCGACATCCTTGTGCGGCGAAATCAGGTCACGCAGCTCCGCGTCGCGCTCGTCGCCCCAGATCGGGTAGTAGACGAAAATGCCGTGCACGGCGCTGTCGCTGTTGGCCGCTTCGAGCACGCTTCTCGCCGATTCGGGATCGGTCACTTTGAGATCGAAATGAATGCCCACATCCTCGCATCCGGCGCGGGTGTAGTCGGCGTAGGTGATCGAGGCGGGATCGCTGGAGGCGAGAATGCCGACAATGTTGATCGTAAGCTGCTCCTCGCTGATCTGCCGGCGGACGGCGTCACGAAACGAGGCAGCGACAGGGTTCGGTTCAAGCACTTTCATGGTTCAGTGGTGGCGTCGGTTCGGTTCATCGATGTTCCTGACAGGGTACGAGTGTCGAGAATGGAATTTCAGGTAGTGGCGGGATAGAGTGTTGCCGGATTCGAGCGTTACGAAGTCCGGCCGTTTTGCTGGGGCGGCAGGATTCGAACCTGCGGATGTCGGCTCCAAAGGCCGATGCCTTACCACTTGGCGACGCCCCATCGTTCTGGAAAAATCGTTCCGTAAACGGCTCGAATTATACGGATAAATAGCTTAAATCACAAAATGAAGCCTGAATGATCCGTGAAAAACAGCGCGGGCTTTTTTACCTTTACCTTCAAATCTCTCCAACGAACCATCAAGCTCGCTCATGACGAAAATCAAGATATGCGGCATCACCCGCGTCGAAGACGCTCTCGAAGCCTCGCTCGCCGGCGCCGACGCCCTCGGCTTCAACTTCAGCCGGAAAAGCCCGCGCCTCGTCGATGCCGACGCCGCTCGCGCCATCATCGACCGGCTGCCGCCGCTCGTCACCGCCGTGGGGGTATTCGTCGAGCAGTCGCCGGAGGAGATCGTTGATCTCTGCCGCTATTGCGGTTTGCAGATCGCCCAGCTTCATTCGGACGTGTACGATGCCGAAACGACGCGGCGGATCGGGGGCGTCCGGGTGATCCGGGTCTTCCGGCCCGGCCCCGGATTCGCGGTTTCGCAGGTGCGGGAGTTCGCCGGAAGCACGGGGTGCCGCAGCTTTCTCTTCGATGCCTACAGTCCCGTCGCCGCCGGAGGAACCGGCGAGAGCATCGAGGCGCGAACCGCCAAGGCACTCTTCGACGGGACGCGCGATTTCGGCTGGGCGCTCCTCGCCGGTGGTCTCAAGCCGGAGAACGTCGCCGACGCCGTGCGCCGCGTGCGCCCCTGGGGCGTCGATACGGCGAGCGGTGTCGAGTCCGCGCCGGGCGTCAAGGATGCACTGAAGATCCGGCGCTTCGTTGAAGCGGTGCGCGAGGCTGACCGTAGCTCTACGAATTGCTGCTGATGTGCCGGAGCACGATCTCCGCCGCGGTTTGCGGCAGTTCGAGCGTGATGAGATGGCCACAATCGGGCACGCAAAGGTAGCTGCCCGATTCGGTCATCTCCTGTAATTTCCGAGCGTTTTCGCAGGTCATGATCACATCGCCCTCTCCGCCGACATACAGTACCGGCGCTTTCACCGCCCGTACCATTTCGGGCAGCATTTCGGTCGTCTCCATGGCCGTGATCTGCTGTGTGGTCTGTTCGATGGCTTCCGAGGCGCAGAAGGCGAGGCTTTCGAAGCCGACCTTGATGTCGTGCATCATGACCGAGTTCCTCGACAGCACGAGCCGCGCGAACATGTAGGCCGGCAGCCACCAGGTGAGCTTCCGCATCATGATGTTGAAGACGAAATTGATCGTGGCCGGCGCGGCTTTCGAGATGAAGTCGTTGTTCGGCAGGTAACCGAAGTTGAAAAACACCATCGACCTGACGCTGTTCGGGTAGTTGTTGACATAGTCGAGCGCCACGAACGGTCCGAACGAAAACGCGGCGACATGCACCTCCTGCAAGCCGAGCGTCCGGATCAGCCCGTCGAGGTCGCGTGCGAAATCGGTGATATGGTAGCGGTTTTGCGGATCGTTCTCCGACCAGCCGTGCCCCTTCATGTCGTAGGCCACCGTGCGGTAGCCCGCCGCATTCAGCTCACGGATAATTCGGTGCCACCACATCCACCAGCAATCCCAGCCATGTATCAGCAGCACGGTGCCAACCGGATTAGCCGGCCCCGAATCGTGATAGTGGTGCAAAAGACCGCCGACGCTGACGAAGTGGCTGTTGCGCATGAGGTCGAGTTCGTACCGGGCGCGGTTGCGTTCGCCCTGGGTGGAGGTTTCGAGCTGGTCGAGCAGCTTCAGGCGGTAAGCCCTGAATTTTTCGGATGAGGGCTCCGGCAGGTTATCCATGACTTGACGTGATAAAGTTTGGAAAAACGCTACAGCCTATATAACACGCTATAGAGCAAATGTATGTAAAATTCCCGATTGCACGCTGTTTTTCCATCACTTTTCAGGAATGATCGAAACCTTGCCGTAGCGTCACTTCACCGCCGGATCGCTGACGGAGCCATTCGCTTCGATCTCCGGTTCACGGAAAATATTGCCGCCTTCACGCCTGATGATCTCCTGCTGGGCGAGAATCGTCTCGGGTTCGACCCTGAAATGCTTGAGCAGCTCGGAGAACATCTGGATCGAGGTCTCGAACAGCTCGGTCACGACGGCGTCCGCTCCGGCGCGGTAAAAGCGGGTCGCCGATTCGAGGGAGCGGGAGCGCACGATGATGAACGCTCCGGGATTGATCTCGCGCACCAGGCGAATGCACTGGACGGCGGCATCGATCTCCGGAATGCAGATCACCACGGAGCGGGAGTGATCGACGCCGATGCGCAGGAGCGACTTGCGCTCGGTGCAGTCACCGTAGAAGAGCGGCTCGCCCTGGCGGCGCATCGTTTTGACCGTTTTGCGGTCAGTATCGAGCACCGTATAGGTCAGGTTGGTGGCGTTCATCACGGCGGCGATATTCCTGCCGATCAGGCCAAAGCCGATGATTGCTGCGTGAATTTCGCCCTTGCAGACGATAGGTCCGGCGGCTGCGCGAGCGGGCTGCTTCGGTTCAGGTTTGGACCCGAGCGGCATGAAGCTGAACACCGGAGCCATCTGGGCGGCGAACTTCGGCGCGGCGGCGATCAGCGCCGGGGTGACGATCATGGTCACGACGATAATGGCCAGCATCGACTGGAACATTTGCTGGTCGAGCAGCCCGGCGTTTCTGGCCGTACCGGCAAGCACGAAGGAGAATTCGCCAATCTGCGCCAGCACCATGCCCGACATCAGGCTGACCCTCAGCGAAAAGCCAAGCGCCATCGAAATGCCGGTCATGATCACCCCTTTGACCAACAGCACCACGAGAGCGATGGCGACAAGCCACGGCAGCTCGATCATGTTCACGTCGAGCAGGAGGCCGACCGAGACGAAAAAGATGCTGGTCATCGCTTCGCGGAAGGGATCGATGGTGCGGCTGATGCGGTGGCTCCCGTCGGTGCTGGCGATCACCATACCGGCCATGAAAGCGCCGAGGGCGAGCGAAAGACCGATGAGCGAGGCAAACCATGCCGCGCCGAAGCAGAGTACCAGCGCGCCGAGCACCAGCACCTCGCCCGCGTGCAGCTCGGTGATGACCCGCACGATCTTCGGCATCAGGAACCGGAAGCCGCCGAACATGCCGATGGCGAAAAGCACCACGAGCGCGATCTCCTCCAGTGACGACTCGATCGACATCATGCCGCCTCTCGTCAGAAAGCTGAAGCCAAACATCAGCGGCACGATCGCCATGTCCTGAAAGATCAGGATGCCAAGGGCGATTTTGCCATGATCGAAGCCGAGCTCGCCCCGGTCAGAAAGGATTTTCAGGCACAGCGCCGTACTGCTGACCGAGAACGAAAAGCCGAGCACGAGCGCCTCCTTGCTACCGATCTCCTTGTCGATGGCTTCCATCAGCCAGTACGAAAACAGGGCGACGACAAGACCGGTCAACAGAATCTGCGCCGTGCCTCCGAAGAGGACGATCTTCCGGAGCTTTTTCAGATCATCGACCGAGAACTCCAGCCCGATGGTGAAAAGCAACAGAACGACGCCCATTTCTGCAAGCGTCGAAATCAGCCCGCTGTCCTTGATGACATGAAAACCCGTCGGGCCGAGCATGATGCCCGTGAAGATCAGACCGATCACCGGAGGAATCCGGATCTTCTGGAACACGAGAATGTTGACGATGGCAAGAGTCCCGATCAGGACCAGTTGCCCGAGAAATTCGTACTGATGCATGCAGCGCCTTTTTGAAAAACGGTAAATACAAGGGTGAGAAACAGTGCGAGCCTGGATGCCAAGCCACAAACCGGGCGTGCGTCTCTTGTTGGCAAGCCTCGGTCATAGTAGTGTAACACAGCAGGATAAAAGGCGCAAATGCCTCTGAAATTTTGTGGCGCGGCCATTGATAATCCGCTGAAAACCATACATTGTACAACAGTTGACAGTTAGTGCGCCAGCACGGCGATACGGTCGCAGGAATACCCCCGCGAGCATCCGGATGCGGACTCGGGGTTGACCGGACAGGCGACCCGATGACATCAGTCAACCCGAACGAACCCGGAGTGTCGAGACCTTCCGGGCATTACCCGTTCGGGCGATTCATCGATTTGCCGGTTCTGGCCCGCAGCACGCTGCCGTTCCTTCACATCAGACCGTTTCAGGCAAATGTTCAAACCAAAACTGTTTACCGTTCTTCCCGAGCTGAGCAAAGAGCAGCTCGCCCGCGACATCGTGTCCGGGATTCTCGTTGGCATCGTGGCCCTGCCCCTCGCCATCGCCTTCGCCATCGCCTCCGGCGTCTCGCCCGAAAAGGGGCTCGTCAGCGCCGTCATTGGCGGTTTTCTGATCTCCTTTCTCGGCGGCAGCCGCGTGCAGATCGGCGGCCCGACCGGCGCCTTCATCGTCATTCTCTACGGCATCGTGCAGCAATACGGCGTCAACGGCCTCATGATCGCCACCATCATGGCGGGCGTGATCCTCGTCGTCATGGGCTTTTCGCAGCTCGGCTCGCTTATCAAGTTCATCCCCTATCCGGTGATCGTCGGCTTCACCAGCGGCATCGCCGTCATCATCTTTTCGAGCGAAGTGAAGGATTTTCTCGGCCTGCAAATGAACAACGTGCCCGCGGACTTCATCGAAAAATGGGCCGCATACATCCAGGCGTTCCCCACAGCCAGACCTGAGACGGTCATGGTCGGCGCAGCGGCATTGCTGATCATCATCTTCTGGCCGAAAGTCTCGCGCAAAATCCCCGGCCCGCTGATCGCGCTCGTCGTCACGACGGTGGCCGTGCGGATGCTGCATCTCGATGTCGATACCATCGAGAGCCGCTTCGGCGACATTTCGGCGTCGATACCCGCGCCGGGCTTTCCGTCGCTCGATCTTGCGACCATCCGCCACCTCATCATGCCCGCCACCACCATCGCCCTGCTCGGCGCGATCGAGGCGCTGCTCTCGGCGGTGGTGGCCGACGGCATGATCGGCGCGCGGCACAAGTCGAACATGGAGCTGGTCGCCCAGGGCGTGGCCAACATCGTCTCCCCGATCTTTGGCGGCATTCCCGTCACCGGGGCGATCGCCCGTACGGCGACCAACGTCAAGAACGGCGGCCGCACGCCCATCGCGGGCATCGTTCACGCAATCACGCTGCTCGCCATCATGCTCCTCTTCGGCTCGTGGGCCAAGCTGATTCCGATGCCGACGCTCGCCGCGATCCTGATCGTCGTGGCCTGGAACATGAGCGAGCACCACGTCTTCCGCCAACTGCTGAAAAGCCCGAAAAGCGACGTGGCCGTGCTGCTCACCACCTTCGGGCTGACCGTGATTTTCGACCTCACCATCGCCATCGAGGTGGGAATGCTGCTTTCGGTGATCCTCTTCATGCAGCGCATGGCGAGCCTCAGCAACGTGGGCATCGTCACCGGCGAGCTGAAGGACGAAGAGGATTCAGCCGACCCGAACACCATCGTCACCCGGAGCATTCCGGCGGGGGTGGATGTGTTCGAGATCAGCGGACCGTTCTTCTTCGGCGCGGCCTCGAAGTTCAAGGACGCCATGCACGTGGTCGGCAAGGCTCCGTCAATCCGCATCATCCGGATGCGCAAGGTGATGAGCATCGACGCCACCGGCCTGAACATGCTCGCGGAGCTGATGAAGGATTGCCGGAAAACCGGTACGAAGCTCATTCTTTCCGGCGTTCACGCCCAGCCGATCTTCGCGATGCAGCAATACGGACTGGCGGATGAGATCGGCGAAGAGAACATCCACGGCAACATCGACGACGCCCTCGACCGCGCCCGGCAGATTCTCGGCCTGCCAACGGAAGGACGACCGGACAGTTTCGTGGCCAGCGTGAAAAGAGAGGAGGAGTCGAAATGATAAAGCTATAACCGATCAGATACAAGAAAATGGTATCGATTGAAACGATCGGTTCAGATTGATATTATTGCTTCGGCAGATCAAACAATTGTCACGTACTGACACAGATTCTCATCCTGACCACCACCGCCTGGAACAAGAACCCATAACCGATTTCATAATAAGAAAATGGGTTCTTGAACCCATGTCGTTTCATTCAGAATATCAGACTATTTTTCAACAAAATGATATAGAAAAGTATAGAAAACTATTCTCGAAGCAGTTTTGTAATTTCCTTTTGTTCAACCCTTATATCACAGCAAATAACATATTGGCAGCATGAAAAAAGTCACCCCTCTATTCGCCATTCTGATGTTCATTATCCTTGCCGGATGTTCTCATGAACCTCCGAAAGGATCGGATAGCGGTGTCGTGGCGGTTGTCAATGGCGTTGAAATCACCAGGCAGCAGGTCGAGTACCTCTATCAGCGCTCTGCCGTGCCTGGCGTGAGCAAAGAAGAGTCCGCCAATCTGAAAAGACGCATTCTTGCCGATCTGGTTCGTATCGAGCTGCTTGCAGGCAAAGCGTCGGAGATGAAACTCGACAAGACTCCGGATTACAGCATGGCGCTCTATACCGCGCAGAAAAACGTGCTGGCGGGGCTGGCTGAAAGCAGACTCGCGAAAAACCAGTCATCGATCACGTCAGAACAGGCCGAATCGGTCGTGCAGAACACGCCTCAACTCTTTGCCGGACGCAAGCTGTTTGTGTACGATGAGGTATTGTTTCCTGGCGTCGATATGCCGCTGCTCGAATCGCTCGATAAAATGGCGAGCAATGGAGCGCCGCTCAACACCCTTCTCGATGTATTGAACGCAAAAAAAATACCCTTCAGAAAAACGCTCATCGCCCTCTCCTCAGAGAGGATACCGCCGTCAGTCCTTTCCATACTCAGCCAGCTCAAGCGAGACACGCCCCAACTTATAGCGCGTAAAGGCGACAAAATCTCCATGATTCTGGTGATGCGGAATGCCTATCCGGCGCCTCTCGAAGGCGAACAGGCGCGAAGAGCGGCAACAGCGATGCTCGACGCGAATCTGAAAAATCAGGCATTGTCGAAAGCAATGAGCAAACTGCTTGACAACGCCAAAATCACCTATTATGACGAGTATGCGAAAACAGCGGCTGGCAATAAAACACTTGCGCCCCTTCCTGTACCCGATACCAAAACAGTCACCCGGAAACTCTATAAAAGTATATACCTCGGTTCCGGGTTAGCTGTATCGCTGATTCTGTCAGTCATGATGATAACGGCCGTCATGCGAACCTTTTACAGTATGTTGTGGCTTCCGATTCTCTGGCCTGACGCAACAACATCTGCGAACCGGGCGCAGCATTATGATATTCGACAAACCGCAACGTTAACACGTCGCCTGTATCTTTTGGGCCTAATGTCGCTGATTGGGGTTGCGCTGATTTTCGAGATATTGTTTCTCTGGAACAAACTGGCAGTGCTGGCACTGCTTGGCTGGACGGCAGGCGGAATCATCGCGGGAGTCATCGCAAGCCGGTTGCTGAATGCCGGTATCGTTCGTGCGCGGTCAAGAAAAACGTACATGATCATCGCCTCTTTTCTCGCGGTATTGATTCTTGTCAGCGTTGTGATGACCATACGGTTGAGCCATCTCTGAAAAGCGAACAATGCCGTTCATGCGAACCAGGGTTAACGCTGCCCCGAAGTGACCGGCTTCAGGTGCCCCGGCAACGAATCCGGCAAAGCTTCAACCGCTTTTGCCGGATTCGAGGATCAACCATGAGATGAGGGTTCCGATCACGGTTGATCCCCGACGCTGGCGAACAAGCCTCACTCCTTGTTGCTGTAAGTCCTGATGCTCGCGATCGAATCGATGTCGTAATAGGTGTTGACTGACAAGCCGTCGGAATCTTCGGTCACTCTCAGAAAAAGGTCGCTTATGAAAAGAACGGCATCTTCGTACACCTTTCCTTCGTTGATCTGAAGCTTTACCCCTTTCCTGATTTTTCTCGACATGGTTCCATGCAGTGGAACTGAAGCATATTCGAGAACTTTTTCCCATGTCTGCAATGCGCTGATCGCCATAAGTACCTCCGTAATTTTCTACAATTTTGAAATTAATGCCTTTATTTTTTTAGGCATAGTAGTATATTTAACTTATTTTTTAACAATTATCAACTTTTGAACAACGAACAAGGAGACCCGATGACCCACGCCATACCGGCAGCACTTGCGAGGTCTTCTTTCTAACGAAGAGTACCGAATCATGGAAACAGCATTACGCCCGCTGGGCACCGTCATGGAACTGATCGAAAAACTCGGCCATGAGGTCACGTACGCCTACGAAGACCTGGTCTTCATCAATCACAACGACTTCCTGCTACAATTCGACGCCACCGATCCCAACGCACTGGATATGTTCTTCAACACGGAGTGCGCCGCCGAAGAGGCCGATGCGACGACCTCGAAGATCGTCCCCGAAGGCGCGAACATGGGGCTGACGATCCGGCGCAAGGGGTCGTACAGCATGAGCGAAGCGCCCGATAACAGCTTGCAGATCGCGTTTCACTCCTGATGAATGCCTGAAGAGGGCATCAGCGGCTCTTGAAAACGGAATTTCTGATGCCCTTTTCTGCGTTACTTTCGGGAAAAAGCGGAGGTGACCATGTCGAGCTGGTATGACGGACTCAACAAGCCGAAACTGACGCCGCCAAACAAGGTGTTCTGGCCGGTATGGATACTGCTGTACGTGCTCATCGCCGTAGCGCTGATCGTCTATTTCCGGACTCCTGTCAAACCCCACGCCGCAGTTGTGCTTCTGATTCTGGCGGCGCACTTCGCGGCGGGATTTTCGTGGACTTCGATTTTTTTCGGGAAAAAGAAACTCCTGGCAGCCCTCATCGATTTGCTCTTCATGGATGTGACGCTTGTCGCCATCCTCCTCCTCTTTGCCCAAACCAGTTCGCTGGCAGCGGCACTGCTCATACCCTATTTCTGCTGGTGCCTGCTGGCAACCTGGCTGAACTGGGGCATCTGGCGGCTCAATCCCGACAAGCGCTGAAACCAACGCCACGCTATTGCCGAAAAAAAGCGAATCGCTACCTTACAGACAGAAAGGCAGTGGCAGATTCAATCCCCTGAATTCACGAACCATGAAATATTCGGAAGCAAAACAAGGAAGGGTCTTCATCATCCGGCTTGAGGATGGCGATATTTTTCACGAAGAGATCGAGCGCTTTGCCCGCGAAAAAGGGATCGAGCGGGCATACATGAACGTGGTCGGCGGCGCGGACAAGGAGAGTCGGCTGGTGGTCGGGCCGGAAGAGAGCCGGGCGTTCCCGGTCAATCCGATGGAGCACGAGCTGTACGACGCGCATGAGATTGTCGGCACCGGCACCCTGTTCCCCGACGACACCGGCGCGCCGGTCGTGCACCTGCACATGGCCTGCGGCCGCGAGGAGAACACCGTCACTGGCTGCGTGCGCAACGGCGTCAAAGTCTGGCACGTCATGGAGGTCATTCTGGTAGAACTGCTCGGCTCCGAAGCCCGCCGCCTCCCCGACAAGGCCACCGGGTTCAAGTTGCTGGTACCTTAAATTGAGGATCAAAAGACTGCAAAGACTTAAGTGACAGCAAGGACAGCAGGGAGGAAGAAAATCCTAAATTAATCAAAATCTCGTCTTCCTCCCACGAGTCCCACAAGTCCCATTCTCCCCCGACTCTCACGCAAACGGATTCACCTCGTACGCCATTCCGAGCGAGACGGCTACGGCTTTCTGCGTGATCGCGCCGTTGTAGACGTTCAACCCACCGGCGAGGCCGGGCATCACCACCATCGCGCTCTCCAGGCCGAGATCGGCGAGGCGGCGCACGTAGGGCAAGGTCACGCCGGTGAGCGCTTCGGTGGAGGTGGCGGGGTAGGCGGCGGGCATGTTGGTCACGCAATAGTGCACCACGCCCTCTTCTATGTAAACCGGATCGAGGTGCGAGGTCGGGCGCGAGGTCTCGATGCAACCACCCTGATCGATAGCGATATCGACGATCACCGCACCGGGCTTCATCGATTGCACCATGCCGCGCGTGACGAGTTTCGGCGCGCTCGCGCCGGGGAGCAGCACTGCGCCGACGAGGAGGTCGGTGCCCGGCAGCAGCTCTTCGAGGTGCTGTTCGTTCGAATAGATCGTGTGCACCTCGGCGGGAAGCAGCGCTTCCAGCTCGCGCATCCGGCTGTGGTCGGTCTCCATGACCGTCACCTCCGCGCCGAGTCCGGCGGCGATTCGCGCGGCGCTCATCCCGGCGACGCCGCCGCCAAGCACGAGCACCCTGCCGGGCAGCACGCCGGGCACGCCGCAGAGCAGCTTCCCTTCGCCGCCGTTGTGCTTCGAGAGATAGTAACCACCCATGAGCACGCTCATCTTTCCGGCGACTTCGCTCATCGGCGCGAGCAGCGGCAAGCGCCCGGCGACCTCGACAGTCTCGTAACCGATTGCCGTAACGCCTGATTCCACAAGCGCTCGCGCGAGGCCCGGCACTCCGGCCAGATGCAGATAGGTGAAGACGATCAGCCCCTTCCTGAAGTAACCGTACTCCCCTTCCAGCGGCTCCTTGACCTTGACGACCAGCTCGCTCTTCCAGACCTCCTCAGCGGACGAAGCGAGCACCGCCCCAGCCAACCGGTACTTCTCGTCGCTGAACCCGCTCGCCTCGCCCGCGCCGCACTCGACAACCACGCGATGCCCACCGCCAACAAGCTGCCGAACGCCTGCGGGTGTACAAGCCACCCTCGTCTCGCGGGTCTTGATCTCCTTTGGAATTCCTATATTCATGGCAGAAAAATGATTAGGGTTATCCGCCGCTTCGTGGCATCGCCAAAAGGCCAACGATTCCGACAAATCAAGACGGAACCATGCGTTCTCAAGCAGTCCTCTTTTCAATGTAACGTTTCGGTAAACTCTCCGGAACAACCTGAATGATGAATATTCCGCAAGAACCCGCATACTGGCTCCTTTCGGCGAGCTGCCTCTGCGTCGCCTCGCTGCCCGCCCTGATGCGCAAAATCCCCAGGGCGCGAGCCATCGCCGTCGTTTCGCTCTGGCTCGCGCTCTGTATCGCCACGATCTGGCAGTCCGGCCTGCTGCCGGGCCTGGCGACAACCCTGATTTCCGGTGTGTGGGGGGTGATTCTGCTGGCCGCATCGCTCATCTTTTCAGGCATCAAGTCGATGCCGAACCGGCGCTTCGAAGAGCGCTGAACCGTGCCGCCGCCGTCAGCGAGCGCCGGAAAACCACGCGGGCACGAAGCGCCACGCATGTTTCATCTCGCGGTCATGAACGGCGTAATCGGGATCGTACCGCGCGACCGCCTCCCAGTAGCGGGCGGAGTGATCCATGTGCAGCGTGTGGCACAGCTCGTGGATCATGATGTAGCGCACGAGCGGCGGAGGCAAAAAGATCAGCTTGAGATTGAGATTGATGTTGCCCCGCGACGAGCAGCTTCCCCAGCGGCTTTTCTGTTTTTTGACGGAAATCCCCGACAGTTTGAAGCCATTGCTCGAGGCGAGCTGCATGAGCTGCGCTCCAAGCTTCAGCTTTGCGCGATGTTTCAGCCACTGTTCAAGCGCCTCGAAGCACCACGCCCGATTGTCCACCCCGCCGGAAAGATCGAGCACATTGCCATCGAGTTCCCTGATGAAAATACCCGGACGAAGCGGGTCGTACCGGTACTCGACCCGCCACGACTCACCAATACCGGCCAGCTCGATCGCCTCCGGCAACGCCGTTTCGGCCTGCGCGGGCTCGGTGGAGCGATGCTTGTCGAAAGTTCGCTGCACCTTCAGTATCCACTCCCGCTTGCTTTCGACCAGCGCGGGCAACTGCTTCCTGTCGAACCCGGTCGGCACGACCACCGTCAGCCCCTCCACCGGTGACATTTTCAGGCGGGCATACCGCGCGCGGCTGCTCACCTTGACGGTGTATTCGATGCCTGACGAATTGCCTCGGAACGAGAGAGCGGACATGCTGCGTGGAACGGGATGAGCGTTGAGGAAACTGTTCCCGAGTATAGCCCGCCGCGCGCGATAAACAAAGCGGATACCCCCTCCCGGCACTCCGTCTGCGCCTGTCGGGCAGGGAAAAGACCGGGAATCCTGCATTGCACAGGAAAAGGATGAAGCGGGGATATCCGGGAAACAGGAAAAATCAGGCGAGCGCCTGGCGAAGATCGGCGACCAGATCGTCCGGGTCTTCGATGCCGACCGAGAGGCGAATGACCGAATCGGTGATGCCCGCCGCCAGCCGGTGCTCGCTCGACATCGAGGCGTGGCTCATCGTCGCCGGATGCTCGATGAGCGACTCGACCCCGCCGAGGCTTTCGGCCAGCGCGAAAAT
This genomic window from Chlorobaculum limnaeum contains:
- a CDS encoding EpsD family peptidyl-prolyl cis-trans isomerase, translating into MKKVTPLFAILMFIILAGCSHEPPKGSDSGVVAVVNGVEITRQQVEYLYQRSAVPGVSKEESANLKRRILADLVRIELLAGKASEMKLDKTPDYSMALYTAQKNVLAGLAESRLAKNQSSITSEQAESVVQNTPQLFAGRKLFVYDEVLFPGVDMPLLESLDKMASNGAPLNTLLDVLNAKKIPFRKTLIALSSERIPPSVLSILSQLKRDTPQLIARKGDKISMILVMRNAYPAPLEGEQARRAATAMLDANLKNQALSKAMSKLLDNAKITYYDEYAKTAAGNKTLAPLPVPDTKTVTRKLYKSIYLGSGLAVSLILSVMMITAVMRTFYSMLWLPILWPDATTSANRAQHYDIRQTATLTRRLYLLGLMSLIGVALIFEILFLWNKLAVLALLGWTAGGIIAGVIASRLLNAGIVRARSRKTYMIIASFLAVLILVSVVMTIRLSHL
- a CDS encoding TspO/MBR family protein → MSSWYDGLNKPKLTPPNKVFWPVWILLYVLIAVALIVYFRTPVKPHAAVVLLILAAHFAAGFSWTSIFFGKKKLLAALIDLLFMDVTLVAILLLFAQTSSLAAALLIPYFCWCLLATWLNWGIWRLNPDKR
- a CDS encoding PPC domain-containing DNA-binding protein — its product is MKYSEAKQGRVFIIRLEDGDIFHEEIERFAREKGIERAYMNVVGGADKESRLVVGPEESRAFPVNPMEHELYDAHEIVGTGTLFPDDTGAPVVHLHMACGREENTVTGCVRNGVKVWHVMEVILVELLGSEARRLPDKATGFKLLVP
- the ald gene encoding alanine dehydrogenase, whose product is MNIGIPKEIKTRETRVACTPAGVRQLVGGGHRVVVECGAGEASGFSDEKYRLAGAVLASSAEEVWKSELVVKVKEPLEGEYGYFRKGLIVFTYLHLAGVPGLARALVESGVTAIGYETVEVAGRLPLLAPMSEVAGKMSVLMGGYYLSKHNGGEGKLLCGVPGVLPGRVLVLGGGVAGMSAARIAAGLGAEVTVMETDHSRMRELEALLPAEVHTIYSNEQHLEELLPGTDLLVGAVLLPGASAPKLVTRGMVQSMKPGAVIVDIAIDQGGCIETSRPTSHLDPVYIEEGVVHYCVTNMPAAYPATSTEALTGVTLPYVRRLADLGLESAMVVMPGLAGGLNVYNGAITQKAVAVSLGMAYEVNPFA
- a CDS encoding M48 family metallopeptidase yields the protein MSALSFRGNSSGIEYTVKVSSRARYARLKMSPVEGLTVVVPTGFDRKQLPALVESKREWILKVQRTFDKHRSTEPAQAETALPEAIELAGIGESWRVEYRYDPLRPGIFIRELDGNVLDLSGGVDNRAWCFEALEQWLKHRAKLKLGAQLMQLASSNGFKLSGISVKKQKSRWGSCSSRGNINLNLKLIFLPPPLVRYIMIHELCHTLHMDHSARYWEAVARYDPDYAVHDREMKHAWRFVPAWFSGAR